From the Eremothecium cymbalariae DBVPG#7215 chromosome 6, complete sequence genome, one window contains:
- the CAF20 gene encoding Caf20p (similar to Ashbya gossypii AER345W) — protein sequence MAKYTEEELLQLKPTEDVSANFDVDGFKTMIAEVAEHHEIADLFHQKARRRSSHHHAVRPKIKAHKPKITKDEEGWCTSTRKASVVAVGDDGEPSPAFVAQETLRVKPNNKNIASSRPADTRDIVTDKPTMTFNAFAALESDEEDQV from the coding sequence ATGGCCAAATATACCGAAGAAGAGTTATTGCAATTGAAACCGACCGAAGATGTGTCTGCAAACTTCGATGTTGACGGTTTCAAGACGATGATCGCCGAAGTTGCTGAACACCACGAAATTGCCGACCTGTTCCACCAAAAGGCACGTAGAAGATCGTCTCATCATCATGCTGTGAGACCCAAAATTAAGGCTCATAAGCCAAAGATCACTAAGGATGAGGAAGGGTGGTGCACATCCACAAGAAAAGCCTCTGTAGTGGCTGTTGGGGATGATGGGGAACCGTCACCTGCTTTTGTTGCTCAAGAAACTTTGAGAGTTAAACCAAATAATAAGAATATTGCCTCTTCAAGACCTGCTGATACCAGAGACATTGTTACCGATAAGCCCACCATGACATTTAATGCTTTTGCTGCTTTGGAAAGCGATGAGGAAGACCAAgtttaa
- the SKY1 gene encoding serine/threonine protein kinase SKY1 (similar to Ashbya gossypii AER348C) translates to MGSSINFHSGYVSKHNQQRVRSTPNIFQKESVTSKCTSSTKSKLSLALQTQGSKAGQNNQHDLQEGSSSTSTSTSSTSTTTLSSSSGSDFCGIQGPEDSVGGSRAVNLRSDDGADDEDEDYSSLDEKNEESAGDYKPGGYHPAFKGEVYKDKRYTLVRKLGWGHFSTVWLAKDNVNGNHVAMKIVRSDRVYTEAALDEVKLLHKVRSTRASDSYDPVCVEGEEGTAGAAGADRKADPENRRSGTNHILNLLDDFVHKGDNGEHVVMVFEVLGENLLALIKKYEHRGIPTVYVKQIAKQLLLGLDYMHRKCGIIHTDIKPENVLMEIGDVEGIVRMMEHLDRQKKELRRLKRRASRSMFDSPPLFRESNSYTGSVNRTHSNNHNSSVNDQSTRRARRHTLITGSQPLPSPLSSNNFIEFKSQILGQTPNNISRQPSISGRSFSSQALITGANTTSGSSLHKQLPESDHDISNSFSSMEIDDHGNNNNDDNYTEASQVIQIKIADLGNACWYDEHFTNAIQTREYRSPEVLLGCQWGCSADIWSTACLIFELLTGDFLFEPNQGHSYSKDDDHIAQIIELLGSLPSYLFESGRYVKNFFLPDGKLKNIKKLRFWPLKDVLVEKYGFDSATAEEVSGFLLPMLEMDPRKRADAGGMVNHPWLAGTVGMENVVVNDRKLYGSGIDIPGWYKEVSRHERH, encoded by the coding sequence ATGGGTTCATCTATCAACTTTCACTCAGGATATGTGAGCAAGCACAATCAGCAGCGGGTGAGGTCCACGCCGAATATTTTTCAGAAGGAGTCTGTGACTTCGAAGTGCACGAGTAGTACAAAGTCCAAGCTTTCCTTGGCATTGCAGACACAGGGAAGTAAGGCCGGGCAGAACAATCAACATGATTTGCAGGAGGGATCATCTTCGACGTCGACGTCGACGTCTTCGACATCCACAACAACTTTGTCTTCGTCTTCCGGGAGTGATTTTTGCGGAATTCAGGGCCCTGAAGATTCTGTCGGGGGTAGTCGTGCTGTCAATTTGCGGAGTGATGACGGGGCAGATGATGAGGACGAGGATTACTCGTCTTTGGATGAGAAGAATGAGGAAAGTGCGGGGGATTATAAACCCGGGGGCTACCATCCTGCGTTCAAGGGGGAAGTTTACAAGGATAAGCGGTATACGTTGGTGCGGAAGTTGGGTTGGGGGCATTTCTCGACTGTTTGGTTGGCCAAAGATAATGTTAATGGGAATCATGTTGCAATGAAAATAGTTCGTAGTGACCGTGTATACACTGAAGCTGCGCTGGACGAGGTGAAGCTATTGCACAAAGTTCGTAGTACTAGAGCTAGTGATAGCTACGATCCGGTGTGTGTTGAAGGTGAAGAAGGTACTGCAGGTGCTGCCGGTGCTGATCGTAAAGCTGACCCTGAGAATCGGAGATCTGGTACAAACCACATTCTTAATTTACTCGATGATTTTGTTCACAAAGGTGATAATGGTGAACATGTAGTGATGgtctttgaagttttggGAGAGAATTTGTTGGCgttaattaaaaaatatgaacaTAGAGGTATTCCAACCGTATATGTGAAACAGATTGCAAAACAGTTATTATTGGGTCTAGATTACATGCATAGAAAGTGTGGCATTATTCATACAGATATAAAACCAGAAAATGTATTGATGGAGATTGGCGATGTGGAGGGCATTGTGCGGATGATGGAACATCTTGATAGGCAGAAGAAAGAGCTACGCagattgaaaagaagagcTTCGAGGTCAATGTTTGATTCGCCACCGCTTTTCCGCGAGAGCAATTCCTACACAGGCAGTGTTAATCGCACCCACAGTAACAACCACAATAGTAGCGTTAACGACCAGTCAACTCGTAGGGCAAGAAGACATACCTTGATAACCGGTTCCCAACCGCTTCCATCCCCATTATCTTCCAATAACTTTATAGAGTTTAAATCTCAGATCCTGGGACAGACTCCAAATAATATCAGCAGGCAGCCATCAATATCTGGTAGGTCATTTTCTTCTCAAGCCCTGATTACAGGAGCCAATACTACTTCTGGCTCATCTTTACATAAGCAGCTGCCTGAATCAGACCATGACATTTCTAACTCTTTTTCCTCTATGGAAATTGATGACCATGGTAATAACAACAATGACGATAATTATACCGAAGCCAGTCAAGTGATTCAGATTAAAATTGCAGACTTGGGTAATGCATGTTGGTATGATGAGCACTTTACCAACGCTATCCAAACTCGTGAATACAGGTCTCCAGAGGTTTTGTTAGGTTGTCAATGGGGTTGCAGTGCTGACATTTGGTCCACTGcttgtttgatttttgaaCTATTGACTGGTGATTTTCTTTTCGAGCCGAATCAAGGACATTCGTATAGTAAAGATGACGACCACATCGCCCAGATAATCGAATTATTGGGGAGCTTGCCATCTTATCTATTTGAGAGCGGCAGGTACgttaaaaatttctttcttcctGATGGAAAattaaagaatataaagaagCTAAGGTTTTGGCCTCTAAAAGACGTACTTGTTGAGAAGTATGGGTTCGACTCTGCGACTGCAGAAGAAGTTTCTGGTTTTTTGTTACCAATGTTGGAAATGGATCCAAGAAAACGGGCAGATGCCGGTGGTATGGTTAATCATCCTTGGCTAGCTGGGACTGTTGGTATGGAAAACGTTGTTGTTAATGATAGAAAGTTGTATGGAAGTGGCATAGATATTCCTGGTTGGTACAAGGAGGTGAGTCGACATGAACGGCACTGA
- a CDS encoding uncharacterized protein (similar to Ashbya gossypii AER349C), with translation MGSSNTVHVSGFPRDTRARDMVPDFESIGKIVRIDIPPMRPFQDRPYAFVQFETSEECERAIDILDGRPFSSDSRFTYHVQLARSRPYPSGYNGNGDRGGKYGLGGPSSRGGILSGGYKGRDYRDQDPRDFRTGTLSRGVPGAYRLDGERGYKFREPREYRDREPLRAYESVRPSYQDQEDEENSAAVSSDDYIPPAEEGNSDYQSQDITVAADDQTASGYLQPADPDHHASAASSSAHNTYNDNHDNDENDDNNGDATAAANIAAASTAATGENSQPKELASREQLAPPEKIPAIRTGKPFQRRQESQHTLTVPFRRYRAERRARINRSKY, from the coding sequence ATGGGTAGTAGTAACACGGTGCATGTTTCTGGGTTCCCTCGTGACACCCGTGCCAGGGATATGGTGCCAGACTTTGAGTCTATTGGGAAGATAGTGCGCATTGACATACCTCCAATGAGGCCGTTCCAAGACCGGCCGTATGcatttgttcaatttgaaaCGTCGGAGGAATGTGAACGGGCAATTGACATATTGGATGGGAGGCCATTTTCTAGTGATTCGCGGTTTACCTACCACGTACAACTTGCGAGGTCGAGGCCCTATCCTTCTGGATACAACGGTAATGGCGACAGGGGCGGTAAGTATGGTTTGGGGGGACCTTCAAGCCGGGGAGGGATACTTAGTGGTGGATACAAGGGCAGGGATTATAGGGATCAGGATCCTCGGGACTTCCGAACTGGTACCCTGTCTAGAGGCGTCCCCGGGGCGTATCGTTTGGATGGTGAGAGAGGATATAAATTCAGAGAGCCCAGAGAATACCGTGATAGGGAGCCTCTAAGGGCCTATGAAAGTGTGCGGCCTTCATACCAGGATCAGGAAGACGAGGAAAACTCTGCAGCTGTTTCGTCAGATGACTATATCCCTCCTGCTGAAGAAGGAAACAGTGACTATCAGTCGCAAGATATTACTGTTGCTGCGGACGACCAAACGGCCTCTGGCTACCTACAGCCTGCCGATCCCGACCACCATGCCAGTGCCGCCAGCAGCAGCGCTcataatacatataatGACAATCATGATAACGATGAAAACGATGACAACAACGGCGATGCCACCGCTGCCGCTAATATTGCCGCCGCTAGCACTGCTGCGACAGGCGAGAACAGCCAGCCGAAAGAATTGGCTTCCCGTGAACAACTGGCTCCTCCAGAAAAAATCCCTGCCATCCGAACCGGAAAACCTTTCCAACGAAGGCAAGAATCACAACACACCCTCACCGTACCCTTCAGAAGATACCGAGCAGAGCGCCGCGCTAGAATAAACCgttcaaaatattag
- a CDS encoding uncharacterized protein (no homolog in Ashbya gossypii) — protein MITCNGPKATNGCLFYLQFKITHIKIEKISKTERNVLDVRFIHDPVFVEKTILVQHLNYHVIPFEVHAMCHVIMFWFLQSRLAFFLFRKLSRIMLRLYCFFELLLHFVTRI, from the coding sequence ATGATAACATGCAATGGTCCCAAGGCTACTAACGGATGCTTATTCTATttgcaattcaaaataacGCACATCAAAATCGAGAAGATATCGAAGACGGAAAGAAACGTTTTGGACGTCCGTTTTATACACGATCCCGTCTTCGTCGAAAAAACCATTCTCGTACAACATCTTAATTACCACGTGATTCCATTTGAAGTTCATGCAATGTGTCATGTAATAATGTTTTGGTTTCTGCAATCGCGGCTTGcattttttctttttaggAAACTCTCGAGGATCATGCTGCGTTTGTATTGTTTTTTCGAGCTGCTATTGCATTTTGTAACAAGAATATAA
- the SCJ1 gene encoding Scj1p (similar to Ashbya gossypii AER346W), protein MAKLGFVISLLLLPLIVFAQDYYAILGVGRGASDKDIKSAYRQLSKKYHPDKNPGDEDAHNRFIEVGEAYEALSDPEKRKIYDQFGAEALKNGGDRAGGGGAGGGFHDPFDIFDQMFGGGAGSRFHGGGGQRRKQRGQSLQVQDELNLKKFYHGTSIEFTMSLNDFCDACDGSGSQDGKVEKCGQCGGRGMVVQVIRQGFITQQIQQMCQKCEGRGEVIKNKCKTCHGSKVVKKNKSFHVDVPAGAPRDFVAVIRGEAEKSPDTEPGDIYVKVVESPVQNMGYRRRGPDLFRTEVLSLTEALKGGWVRELEFLDSKKKVVLSRSKGTPVQHGEVECIKGFGMPLESGTKYGDLYVDYVIVMPSKYKPAPLNDEL, encoded by the coding sequence ATGGCCAAGTTGGGGTTTGTTATATCTCTTTTGCTATTGCCGTTAATTGTGTTTGCGCAGGACTACTATGCGATCCTAGGTGTTGGAAGGGGCGCTTCTGATAAGGATATCAAGTCGGCATATAGACAGCTTTCCAAGAAGTATCATCCGGATAAGAATCCTGGGGATGAGGATGCTCATAATAGATTCATTGAGGTTGGGGAGGCGTACGAGGCATTGAGCGATCCTGAAAAACGGAAGATATACGACCAGTTTGGGGCAGAGGCATTGAAAAACGGTGGGGATAGGGCTGGTGGAGGTGGAGCTGGTGGAGGGTTCCACGATCCTTTTGACATATTTGACCAAATGTTTGGAGGTGGTGCAGGCTCAAGATTTCACGGTGGTGGTGgacaaagaagaaaacagCGTGGACAAAGCTTACAGGTGCAAGATGAActaaacttgaaaaaattttatcatGGTACCTCCATTGAGTTTACGATGTCTCTAAACGACTTCTGTGACGCTTGTGACGGATCCGGCTCACAAGATGGCAAAGTAGAGAAATGTGGGCAATGTGGTGGTCGCGGTATGGTAGTTCAGGTCATCAGACAAGGGTTCATAACACAACAGATACAGCAGATGTGCCAGAAATGTGAGGGCAGGGGTGAGGTCATCAAGAACAAATGTAAAACCTGCCATGGCAGCAAGGTGGTCAAGAAGAACAAATCTTTCCATGTTGATGTGCCAGCTGGTGCCCCAAGGGACTTCGTCGCGGTTATCCGGGGCGAAGCGGAAAAGAGTCCAGATACTGAACCAggtgatatatatgtcaaAGTGGTAGAAAGCCCCGTCCAAAACATGGGATACAGAAGACGTGGCCCCGACCTCTTTAGAACGGAGGTCTTGAGCTTAACAGAAGCTCTCAAAGGTGGCTGGGTCAGGGAACTCGAATTTCTCGACAGTAAGAAGAAGGTGGTATTATCCAGATCTAAGGGAACCCCCGTCCAGCATGGAGAAGTCGAATGTATCAAAGGTTTCGGTATGCCTCTCGAAAGCGGGACTAAATATGGTGACTTATATGTTGACTATGTTATTGTTATGCCCAGCAAGTACAAACCCGCTCCTTTGAACGATGAGCTATAG
- the GAS3 gene encoding putative 1,3-beta-glucanosyltransferase (similar to Ashbya gossypii AER347W) has protein sequence MVLSRVVLLLSLLSTELVFGMLPIHIKGYRFIKPASPDNEPSSNKVFYVKGLDYQPGGSSGYNPESDEDVLTDEGKCARDVAVFQQIGINTIRIYSLNPDLNHDKCMTILNNAGIYVILDVNSGNYGEHLNRADPEGSYNAQYLSRVFKFIDAFKNYPNVLGFFAGNEVINDQENYETTTPPYIRALQRDMKQYIAKHADRHIPVGYSAADIEELRIPTLEYLQCNSLSGSTVDSKLEESKSDFFGLNTYEWCSGSTWTQSGYDKLNSSLSDPGIPLIFSEYGCNTRTPRTFEEVSDGLYAGLTDLSGGLVYEYSNEQNNYGLVDVDTSGNIKFRDDLVNLKNQYNKLSLPDITEEDVQNITAVECSASKISSVSSNFGTKNFTIPAQPSEIESLINEGAKGSNTGSILSDYTAPTSASYTILDTDGNKVDATITYDSANFQNKLGTSVSITINTSSASSTKSTSSSAASSTGSSKNEAVVGVPVYGGFTAGLIALIASLL, from the coding sequence ATGGTCCTTTCTAGAGTTGTATTATTACTCTCGTTGTTGAGCACCGAACTGGTGTTCGGGATGCTACCAATCCATATCAAAGGATACAGGTTCATTAAGCCCGCTTCACCTGATAATGAACCCTCGAGCAATAAGGTTTTTTATGTTAAAGGTCTTGATTACCAGCCAGGTGGGTCATCTGGATACAATCCGGAGTCTGACGAGGATGTTTTGACAGACGAGGGGAAATGTGCTCGTGATGTGGCAGTATTCCAGCAGATTGGTATCAATACTATCAGAATATACTCTCTGAACCCCGACTTGAATCATGACAAGTGTATGACTATTTTGAACAATGCGGGGATCTATGTGATCTTGGATGTAAACAGCGGTAATTATGGTGAACACTTGAATAGAGCGGATCCAGAAGGTTCGTACAACGCTCAATACTTGAGCCGtgtttttaaatttatcgATGCCTTCAAGAACTATCCCAATGTGCTGGGCTTCTTTGCTGGTAATGAGGTTATCAACGATCAAGAAAACTATGAAACGACGACACCTCCTTACATCAGAGCGTTGCAGAGAGATATGAAGCAATACATTGCCAAACATGCAGACAGGCATATTCCTGTAGGCTACTCTGCTGCGGATATCGAGGAACTCCGTATACCAACTTTGGAGTATTTGCAATGCAACTCGTTAAGTGGCAGCACCGTTGACTCAAAGTTGGAAGAATCGAAATCTGACTTTTTTGGGTTGAATACCTATGAGTGGTGTTCTGGTTCGACGTGGACTCAATCTGGATATGACAAGTTGAACAGTTCTCTTTCAGACCCGGGCATTccattaatattttccGAATATGGTTGTAATACTCGTACACCAAGAACTTTCGAGGAGGTTTCTGATGGACTATACGCTGGTTTAACTGATTTGTCGGGTGGCTTGGTCTATGAATATTCCAATGAACAGAATAATTATGGTTTAGTGGATGTTGATACTTCAGGGAATATCAAGTTCCGTGATGATTTAGTTAACCTCAAGAACCAGTACAATAAATTATCTCTACCAGATATTACTGAAGAGGATGTGCAAAACATCACTGCGGTGGAATGTTCAGCATCCAAAATTTCCTCTGTATCCTCTAACTTTGGTACCAAGAATTTTACCATCCCAGCCCAACCTAGTGAAATTGAAAGTTTAATAAACGAAGGTGCGAAGGGGAGTAATACAGGTTCGATTTTGTCTGATTATACTGCCCCTACCTCTGCAAGCTACACTATTTTAGACACTGATGGTAACAAGGTGGACGCTACTATCACTTATGATTCTGCGAACTTCCAAAACAAACTAGGAACATCTGTTTCAATCACTATCAACACCTCTTCTGCCTCTTCGACCAAGTCAACCTCAAGTTCGGCAGCTTCATCTACTGGTTCGTCGAAGAATGAAGCTGTTGTTGGGGTTCCAGTTTATGGTGGATTTACAGCCGGCTTAATTGCTCTTATCGCAAGTTTGTTGTGA
- the GUA1 gene encoding GMP synthase (glutamine-hydrolyzing) (similar to Ashbya gossypii AER350W): MGAVEEVSSVFDTILVLDFGSQYSHLITRRLREFNVYAEMLPCTQKISELKWKPKGVILSGGPYSVYAEDAPHVDRAIFELGVPILGICYGLQELAWIAGVDVGRGDKREYGRATLHVEDIGCPLFKDVDNSTVWMSHGDKLHGLPDGFKVIATTENSPYCGIANESKAIYGIQFHPEVTHSSQGKQLLRNFSVDVCGATQNWTMENFVDTEIQRIKTLVGPTAEVIGAVSGGVDSTVAAKLMTEAIGDRFHAILVDNGVLRLNEAANVKKTLQEGLGINLTVVDASDEFLSKLKGVTDPEKKRKIIGNTFIHVFEREAAKIHPKSGEAIEFLLQGTLYPDVIESISFKGPSQTIKTHHNVGGLLENMKLKLIEPLRELFKDEVRHLGELLGISHELVWRHPFPGPGIAIRVLGEVTKEQVEIARKADHIYIEEIRKAGLYNKISQAFACLLPVKSVGVMGDQRTYDQVIALRAIETTDFMTADWFPFEHDFLKHVASRIVNEVDGVARVTYDITSKPPATVEWE; encoded by the coding sequence atGGGTGCGGTCGAAGAGGTTTCTAGTGTCTTTGACACAATCCTAGTGCTTGATTTTGGTTCTCAGTACTCTCACTTGATTACCAGAAGGTTGAGAGAGTTCAATGTATATGCAGAGATGCTTCCTTGCACTCAGAAGATCTCCGAATTAAAATGGAAGCCCAAGGGAGTGATTTTGTCAGGAGGCCCATATTCTGTATATGCAGAGGATGCACCACATGTTGATAGAGCAATTTTCGAACTGGGAGTTCCAATCCTAGGAATTTGTTATGGGTTACAGGAGTTGGCATGGATTGCAGGTGTAGATGTTGGACGCGGAGACAAGAGGGAGTACGGACGTGCAACATTACATGTTGAAGATATCGGATGCCCATTGTTCAAGGATGTGGACAATTCTACTGTGTGGATGTCACACGGGGATAAATTACATGGGTTGCCTGATGGATTTAAGGTGATAGCTACTACGGAGAATTCCCCTTACTGTGGGATTGCAAATGAGTCTAAGGCAATCTACGGAATTCAGTTCCATCCGGAGGTGACACATTCCTCACAAGGAAAGCAGTTGTTAAGGAACTTTTCTGTCGATGTCTGTGGCGCAACACAGAATTGGACAATGGAGAACTTCGTTGATACTGAAATCCAGAGGATTAAAACATTGGTTGGTCCTACTGCGGAAGTGATCGGAGCTGTTTCTGGTGGTGTAGATTCTACGGTTGCAGCTAAATTGATGACTGAGGCCATTGGTGATCGGTTCCATGCAATTTTGGTTGATAATGGTGTCTTGAGATTAAACGAAGCTGCTAACGTGAAAAAGACTTTACAAGAAGGATTGGGAATCAATTTGACTGTTGTAGATGCGTCTGACGAGTTTTTGAGTAAATTGAAGGGTGTTACTGATCctgaaaagaagagaaagattATTGGGAACACTTTCATCCACGTTTTTGAAAGAGAAGCAGCCAAAATTCATCCAAAGAGCGGCGAAGCAATCGAATTCTTATTACAAGGTACCTTATACCCAGATGTTATTGAGTCGATTTCCTTTAAGGGCCCATCTCAAACTATTAAAACACATCACAATGTTGGAGGCTTACTAGAAAATatgaagttgaagttaATTGAACCATTAAGAGAATTGTTTAAGGATGAGGTCAGACATTTGGGAGAATTGTTGGGTATTTCTCATGAATTAGTCTGGAGACATCCTTTCCCAGGCCCTGGTATCGCTATTCGTGTTCTTGGTGAAGTTACTAAAGAGCAAGTTGAAATTGCTAGAAAAGCTGACCACATCTATATCGAGGAGATCAGAAAGGCGGGTCTCTACAACAAGATCTCACAAGCATTTGCCTGCTTATTACCAGTGAAATCTGTTGGTGTCATGGGGGACCAAAGAACTTATGATCAAGTGATTGCTCTAAGAGCCATCGAGACCACAGATTTTATGACTGCTGACTGGTTCCCATTTGAACATGATTTTTTGAAGCATGTTGCATCTAGAATTGTTAACGAAGTTGACGGTGTTGCGAGGGTTACTTACGATATAACTTCTAAGCCTCCTGCTACTGTTGAGTGGGAATAG
- the CEF1 gene encoding Cef1p (similar to Ashbya gossypii AER344W), with the protein MPAVPIYVKGGVWTNLEDQILKAAIQKYGTHSWNKVASLLQKKNGKQCQNRWNEFLNPRLNFEKWSRDEDTRLLSLSKQLPNQWRSIGDMLGRTPQLCINRYHQLLDVEQVDGGESLHVGEFNPVADTQPAKLIDGELEDEEREMLAEARARLLNTQGKKATRKIRERMLEESKRIAYLQKRRELKQAGVHSTIRAPKKKYATQLDYNKDVVYEQEPVAVLYDTVEEDKRSQRELNQFEKRVDRKGLNNFEQERSGKNKGSVKKRQRGDVNKEPVTGKNTIVTNEYKKPKLELPKPGTSTAISAEEGIQEARTEIIEQSKLGSVLDTTQSVLPARQSENRKQQKRKRKHSILHLFARLPEPKNDFEIAFDDDVFQETPAVAPSENNADLSSRFDRDSDQQLDSDVLLPWLCESLERDDLVIPEPIHQINDEIDEVYNEHIHLKLSGNFAHETPDVHEYKKHIESELSSIPRPPNTLHKKLDLLLHQKQSPHSLQQKIHDLKLRIESSALLCIPADPSLIPTTKSVSNHVSLTLLPQLATEQRLYHTYYTMYQNECQAIDHRKNVLQQYTSIAPHPTPHVFRTKPAPSQPGTQ; encoded by the coding sequence ATGCCAGCAGTTCCTATATATGTCAAGGGCGGGGTGTGGACTAACCTGGAGGACCAGATATTAAAAGCTGCAATTCAGAAATATGGTACACATTCGTGGAATAAGGTTGCGTCACTATTACAGAAGAAGAATGGTAAACAGTGCCAGAATCGGTGGAACGAGTTTTTGAATCCCAGGTTGAATTTTGAGAAATGGTCGAGGGATGAGGACACGAGGTTGTTGAGTCTTTCTAAGCAGCTGCCGAACCAATGGCGGAGCATAGGAGATATGTTAGGGCGAACGCCGCAGCTTTGTATTAATAGATATCATCAGTTGTTGGATGTCGAGCAGGTGGATGGAGGAGAGTCGTTGCATGTTGGTGAGTTCAATCCTGTTGCAGATACGCAGCCGGCGAAGTTGATTGATGGAGAActtgaggatgaagagcGTGAGATGCTTGCTGAGGCGCGAGCGAGGTTGTTGAATACCCAGGGAAAGAAGGCTACTAGGAAGATTCGGGAGCGGATGCTGGAGGAGAGCAAACGGATTGCTTATCTCCAGAAGCGACGAGAATTGAAACAGGCGGGTGTGCACAGCACTATTCGAGCGCCAAAGAAGAAGTATGCTACGCAGCTTGACTACAATAAGGATGTGGTTTATGAACAGGAGCCTGTGGCGGTTCTGTACGATACTGTTGAAGAAGACAAGCGATCTCAGCGGGAATTAAACCAGTTTGAGAAACGGGTGGATCGGAAGGGTTTGAATAATTTTGAGCAAGAGCGTTCTGGGAAGAACAAAGGTAGTGTCAAGAAGCGGCAACGTGGCGACGTAAATAAAGAGCCTGTGACTGGTAAAAATACTATAGTAACGAATGAGTACAAGAAGCCTAAGCTGGAGCTTCCGAAGCCAGGCACCTCTACGGCTATTTCTGCAGAAGAAGGGATACAGGAAGCAAGAACTGAGATTATTGAACAGAGTAAGTTAGGGTCTGTGTTAGATACCACACAATCGGTACTTCCGGCCCGCCAATCGGAAAACaggaagcagcagaagcGGAAGCGGAAGCATTCTATTTTACACCTCTTTGCCAGACTTCCTGAGCCCAAAAACGACTTTGAAATTGCATTCGACGACGATGTGTTCCAAGAAACGCCAGCCGTCGCCCCTTCAGAGAATAACGCAGACCTCTCATCCCGTTTCGATAGGGACAGCGACCAGCAGCTCGACAGTGATGTCCTGCTGCCGTGGCTCTGCGAGTCCCTTGAACGTGACGACCTCGTCATTCCTGAACCGATCCACCAAATCAACGACGAAATAGATGAAGTATACAACGAGCATATCCACCTCAAACTCTCCGGAAACTTCGCCCATGAAACCCCTGACGTGCATGAGTACAAAAAACACATCGAGAGTGAGCTGTCATCCATCCCCCGGCCGCCGAACACCCTTCACAAGAAGCTCGACCTTCTCCTGCACCAAAAACAGTCCCCGCATAGCCTCCAGCAAAAGATCCATGATTTAAAGCTGAGAATTGAAAGTAGCGCCCTTTTGTGCATCCCTGCAGATCCATCCTTGATCCCCACGACAAAGTCTGTCTCTAACCACGTAAGCTTGACGCTTTTGCCCCAGTTGGCCACAGAACAACGCCTCTACCACACCTACTACACCATGTACCAGAACGAATGCCAGGCAATTGACCACCGAAAGAATGTGCTACAACAATATACATCCATAGCACCCCACCCCACACCGCACGTCTTTCGGACTAAGCCAGCCCCATCTCAGCCCGGAACCCAGTAA